The Roseococcus microcysteis genome contains a region encoding:
- a CDS encoding aminopeptidase P family protein, with the protein MNEKLHRLAALREALAAQGVSGFLVPRGDEHLGEYVPKAGERLAWLTGFTGSAGMAVVLPGRAAVFTDGRYTTQLAAETDPALWERRHITEEPPAEWLREHAQGLAIGYDPWLHSEAALQRFAGVTLVPLSPNPIDALWTDRPAPPATPVLPHALAQAGVTGAAKREAAAAALRAAGEQACVLADAHSVAWLLNIRGADLAHTPLPLAFAVLHEDASVALFLNAPERVPEATRAHLGNAVSISPRTALPGALRALSGRTVRLDPEATPAWFAATLREAGAKVTTGEDPCRLPRAMKNPVEQEGARAAQLRDAGAVARFLAWFAEHAPRGGLTEMSAAAHLLDQRRLLPGFVAESFPAISGAGENGAIVHYRVTPDTDRPIRPNECYLIDSGAQFPDGTTDITRTLWTGPDPAPAALRARYTAVLRGHIALGTLRFPEGVAGPHLDAIARRPLWDMGLDYDHGTGHGVGSFLSVHEGPAAFSRAAKVVPLRPGMILSNEPGYYLPGHYGIRIENLLLARPAEPQPDQARPFLEFETLTLAPYCRALLDVAALTRFEREWVDAYHARVLREVGPGLDAATRGWLERECAPL; encoded by the coding sequence ATGAACGAAAAGTTGCACCGCCTGGCCGCGCTGCGCGAGGCCTTGGCCGCCCAGGGTGTTTCGGGCTTCCTCGTCCCGCGCGGCGACGAGCATCTGGGGGAATACGTCCCCAAGGCCGGCGAACGCCTGGCCTGGCTGACCGGCTTCACCGGCAGCGCGGGCATGGCCGTGGTGCTGCCCGGCCGCGCCGCGGTGTTCACCGATGGCCGCTACACCACCCAGCTTGCCGCCGAGACCGATCCCGCACTGTGGGAACGCCGCCACATCACCGAGGAGCCGCCGGCCGAATGGCTGCGCGAGCACGCCCAGGGCCTGGCCATCGGCTACGACCCGTGGTTGCACAGCGAGGCCGCGCTGCAGCGTTTCGCGGGCGTGACGCTGGTGCCCCTCTCACCCAACCCCATTGATGCGCTCTGGACCGACCGGCCCGCGCCGCCCGCCACCCCCGTGCTGCCCCACGCCCTGGCCCAGGCCGGGGTCACGGGCGCGGCCAAGCGCGAGGCCGCGGCGGCCGCCCTGCGCGCGGCCGGCGAACAGGCCTGCGTGCTGGCCGATGCCCATTCCGTCGCCTGGCTGCTGAACATCCGCGGCGCGGACCTGGCCCACACGCCGCTGCCGCTGGCCTTCGCGGTGCTGCACGAGGATGCCTCGGTGGCGCTGTTCCTGAACGCGCCCGAGCGCGTGCCGGAAGCGACGCGCGCCCATCTGGGCAATGCCGTCAGCATTTCGCCCCGCACCGCGCTGCCCGGCGCGCTGCGCGCCCTGTCCGGCCGCACCGTGCGCCTCGACCCCGAGGCCACCCCCGCCTGGTTCGCCGCCACCCTGCGCGAGGCCGGCGCCAAGGTGACCACGGGCGAGGACCCTTGCCGCCTGCCCCGCGCCATGAAGAACCCCGTGGAGCAGGAAGGCGCCCGCGCCGCGCAGCTCCGCGATGCCGGCGCCGTGGCCCGCTTCCTGGCCTGGTTCGCGGAGCATGCGCCACGCGGCGGCCTGACCGAGATGTCCGCCGCCGCCCATCTGCTCGACCAGCGCCGCCTGCTGCCGGGCTTCGTGGCCGAGAGCTTCCCCGCCATCTCCGGCGCCGGCGAGAATGGCGCCATCGTCCATTACCGCGTGACGCCCGACACCGACCGTCCCATCCGCCCCAACGAGTGCTACCTGATTGACAGCGGCGCGCAGTTCCCGGACGGCACCACCGACATCACCCGCACCCTCTGGACCGGGCCCGACCCCGCGCCGGCCGCGCTGCGCGCGCGCTACACGGCGGTGCTGCGCGGGCATATCGCGCTGGGCACGCTGCGCTTTCCGGAAGGGGTGGCGGGGCCGCATTTGGATGCCATCGCACGCCGGCCGCTCTGGGATATGGGCCTCGACTACGACCACGGCACCGGGCATGGCGTGGGCAGCTTCCTGTCGGTGCATGAGGGCCCGGCCGCCTTCAGCCGCGCGGCCAAGGTGGTGCCCCTCCGCCCGGGCATGATCCTGTCCAATGAGCCCGGCTATTATTTGCCAGGCCATTACGGCATCCGCATCGAGAACCTGCTGCTGGCCCGCCCCGCCGAGCCCCAGCCCGACCAGGCCCGCCCCTTCCTGGAGTTCGAGACGCTGACGCTCGCGCCCTATTGCCGCGCCCTGCTGGATGTGGCGGCGCTAACGCGCTTCGAGCGGGAATGGGTGGATGCCTACCATGCGCGCGTGCTGCGCGAGGTGGGGCCTGGGCTGGA
- a CDS encoding DUF1127 domain-containing protein, with translation MDSRITPAEAAMLMPYPHLDRLNAAERAEVLTARARALRASVILAAITGAFQALGRGFAAMQRRNRTAEELSQLSDRALADIGVMRGNIHEIAARPFPQAANDVAGTRHAA, from the coding sequence ATGGACTCCCGCATCACCCCGGCCGAAGCCGCGATGCTGATGCCTTACCCGCACCTCGACCGCCTGAACGCGGCCGAGCGCGCCGAGGTGCTGACCGCCCGCGCCCGCGCCCTGCGCGCCAGCGTCATCCTGGCAGCCATCACCGGCGCCTTCCAGGCCCTGGGCCGTGGCTTCGCCGCGATGCAGCGCCGCAACCGCACCGCCGAGGAGCTGAGCCAGCTCAGCGACCGCGCCCTGGCCGATATCGGGGTGATGCGCGGCAATATTCACGAGATCGCCGCCCGTCCCTTCCCGCAGGCGGCGAATGATGTGGCCGGGACCCGCCACGCGGCCTGA